The following coding sequences lie in one Halomonas sp. 'Soap Lake #6' genomic window:
- a CDS encoding bifunctional 4-hydroxy-2-oxoglutarate aldolase/2-dehydro-3-deoxy-phosphogluconate aldolase: MTIDKQLPSTRTAELDSICLKAEVIPVITIERIEDAVPLGRALVEGGLTVLEITLRTDCALEAIKRMRQALPGASIGVGTVLTPAQYRQAEQVGADFVVTPGATEALYRYGVESPVPMLPGISTISELMTGWQYGYRRFKFFPAESSGGAKAIKAFGAPIPEARFCPTGGITVDNADTYLSLPNVMCVGGSWLTPKAMVDSEDWDGIRELARQASERFHH; this comes from the coding sequence ATGACCATCGATAAACAGTTACCCTCAACGCGCACCGCCGAGCTGGACAGCATTTGCTTAAAAGCCGAAGTTATTCCGGTAATTACCATTGAGCGCATTGAAGATGCCGTACCGCTGGGTCGCGCCTTGGTAGAGGGTGGCTTAACGGTGTTGGAGATCACCCTGCGTACAGATTGTGCACTAGAAGCCATCAAACGTATGCGTCAAGCGCTGCCGGGCGCCAGTATTGGAGTGGGTACGGTGTTAACGCCGGCCCAGTACCGTCAGGCTGAGCAGGTTGGTGCAGATTTTGTGGTCACCCCTGGCGCAACCGAAGCGTTATACCGCTACGGCGTAGAGAGTCCAGTACCCATGTTGCCCGGTATTTCGACCATCTCTGAGTTAATGACCGGATGGCAATATGGCTACCGCCGCTTTAAGTTCTTCCCTGCGGAATCCAGTGGCGGTGCTAAAGCGATTAAAGCATTTGGTGCCCCGATACCTGAAGCACGCTTCTGTCCTACTGGCGGTATTACCGTAGACAATGCCGACACATATCTTTCACTGCCCAACGTCATGTGTGTGGGTGGCTCCTGGTTAACGCCCAAAGCAATGGTTGATTCAGAAGACTGGGACGGCATTCGTGAGCTAGCTCGCCAAGCCTCCGAGCGGTTTCACCACTGA
- the pgl gene encoding 6-phosphogluconolactonase, with protein MSELRQALAEQLAEAVFQALTDDLTRQERVLLVVSGGSTPVPFFKALAAKQLPWQRVDITLADERWVDEQSSDSNAKLVRENLLQGAAADANFVPLTSGDLTPEEGVEEVAKRTASLPWPASVVILGMGGDGHTASLFPDSPELTLALATDELLVAVRTPSQPQPRITFSADRLHQAKRHILHITGDEKRTVLANAMSGDDVRQLPIRAFLSCPLAIYWAP; from the coding sequence ATGAGTGAACTACGCCAAGCGTTGGCCGAGCAGTTAGCAGAGGCGGTTTTTCAAGCATTAACTGATGACCTTACTCGTCAAGAGCGTGTTCTCTTGGTTGTGTCTGGTGGCTCCACTCCGGTGCCATTTTTCAAAGCCCTGGCGGCGAAGCAACTACCTTGGCAGCGGGTTGATATCACCCTGGCCGATGAGCGTTGGGTCGATGAGCAAAGCAGCGATAGTAACGCCAAGCTTGTGCGAGAAAACCTGCTCCAGGGAGCGGCTGCTGATGCCAACTTTGTACCGCTGACCTCTGGTGACTTGACGCCGGAAGAGGGCGTTGAGGAGGTTGCCAAGCGCACAGCTTCTCTGCCCTGGCCTGCCAGTGTTGTCATCTTGGGGATGGGAGGCGATGGCCATACGGCATCGCTATTCCCTGATAGCCCTGAGCTGACCCTGGCGCTCGCCACGGATGAGCTTTTAGTGGCAGTAAGAACGCCAAGTCAGCCACAGCCACGGATTACCTTCTCTGCCGACCGTCTGCATCAGGCAAAGCGGCATATTCTGCATATTACCGGCGATGAAAAGCGCACCGTGTTGGCTAATGCCATGAGTGGTGACGATGTTCGCCAACTGCCCATCCGCGCCTTCCTATCTTGCCCGCTGGCGATTTACTGGGCGCCCTAA